One part of the Vicia villosa cultivar HV-30 ecotype Madison, WI linkage group LG6, Vvil1.0, whole genome shotgun sequence genome encodes these proteins:
- the LOC131609301 gene encoding uncharacterized protein LOC131609301 has protein sequence MEARVGTVVEGGQRVLNNQQSQIGTVSQLLAGGVAGAFGKTCTAPLSRLTILFQVQGMHFDVGQVAALSKPSLLYEAQRIVNEEGFRAFWKGNLVTIAHRLPYSAVNFYTYECYKNLLYSVLGENHRAKTSSDVFVHFVSGGMSGMTAASALYPLDLVRTRLAAQRNVIYYKGISHAFSTICREEGFFGMYKGLGATLLGVGPSIALSFSVYESLRSSWKSQRPDDSTAMVSLACGSLSGVASSTATFPLDLVRRRMQLEGVGGRPRVYNTSLFRTFGHIFRNEGIRGLYRGILPEYYKVVPGVGIVFMTYETLKTLLSSFQNR, from the exons ATGGAAGCGCGAGTAGGGACGGTGGTTGAAGGAGGACAACGAGTTTTGAATAATCAACAATCGCAGATTGGAACGGTGTCTCAGCTTCTCGCTGGTGGGGTGGCTGGTGCTTTTGGAAAAACCTGCACTGCTCCTCTCTCTCGACTCACCATTCTTTTTCAG GTGCAAGGTATGCATTTTGATGTCGGTCAAGTCGCAGCACTAAGTaaacctagccttttgtatgaGGCTCAACGGATTGTCAACGAAGAAGGATTTAGAGCATTTTGGAAAGGCAATTTGGTGACAATAGCTCATCGTCTCCCTTATTCTGCAGTAAATTTCTATACATATGAATGCTACAAGAAT cTATTGTACTCTGTTTTAGGGGAGAATCATAGAGCAAAGACTAGTAGTGATGTCTTTGTGCACTTTGTCAGCGGTGGTATGTCAGGCATGACAGCTGCTTCGGCTTTATATCCATTGGATTTAGTTAGAACACGGCTTGCCGCACAG AGAAATGTCATATACTACAAGGGAATCTCACATGCTTTTAGTACCATATGCAGAGAAGAAGGATTCTTTGGAATGTACAAGGGGCTTGGTGCAACATTGTTG GGTGTCGGGCCTAGCATAGCTCTAAGTTTTTCCGTTTACGAGAGCTTGCGTTCTTCTTGGAAGTCTCAAAG gcCAGATGATTCTACTGCTATGGTCAGTCTTGCTTGTGGAAGTCTTTCAGGCGTTGCATCATCAACAG CAACATTTCCATTGGATCTAGTAAGGCGAAGGATGCAATTGGAAGGGGTTGGTGGTCGACCTCGTGTCTATAATACCAGTTTATTCCGGACATTTGGTCACATATTTCGAAATGAAGGAATACGAGGTTTGTATAGAGGCATTTTGCCCGAGTATTACAAGGTTGTTCCCGGCGTTGGCATTGTCTTTATGACTTATGAGACATTAAAGACCCTTCTTTCCAGCTTTCAAAATCGTTAG